A window of Punica granatum isolate Tunisia-2019 chromosome 8, ASM765513v2, whole genome shotgun sequence genomic DNA:
AAACTAGGTGTGTAAGTAAAGGCTCAGAAACTCGAAAAACCCGAACCTAATCGAACCGAAAAATTGAAACCGAAAAACCCAAGAGACCTTTTGGGCGGATTGTAGGGGCAAAAAAACCACCTAAAAAATATCGGGGACTAACCGATGTAACCCGGTGGTACCTATACTCCcaaataatatgtatatagtcCAAGATGTAAGAAAAATCCGTAGAGCACAGAACTATTTATGCTTTGTATTTTGtcatttcaatatatttttctctttcgTATGATACTTGAGTCGAAGATAAAGGCATTTGGCTTGAAGATTTTGAAGTTATGAATGTGTGCATTTGCTTAAACTTGTTATTTGTTTTGATTATACTCATTATTAGACAGTTTGCCCTTTGGAAGTTGTAAGGTTGGTCGATTTTGGACTTCTAAGTTCTTTGTATTGACTTGCAGTGGATTATGCTCTATTAATGTTGTTTTAAGACTTGTTATTTGCTTTGTAGTTATTTACAACTTTTGTATCGACTCTGTTTGGAAGTTGTAAGGTTGGTCATTGTAGTTGCAACATAAATTCAAATCATTTTCCTATacatcacaaaaattttagaCAATATAATCTGATTGACACAGTATAAACAACTAATTAAAGAACAGCCCAGAGAATTAGAAAAGAATGAAACATGGACATCGATCTAATGCATACTATATACTAATTAAGAAGATAATGTCAAAGTATTCATGAGTCAACCGACCATTGCATATTATATAATGAGGCTGACCTGATTTTATTATTGTCAATTtgcatataattaaattaaactaacCCATGaggacaaaataaaattaattccgaataattgaatttatgcataaatatatatatatatatatgatcagaGACCACTTCCACTTATGTGTAGTAAGAGAATAAAAGACAATTGATCTACGTGGTTGATCGAAAATAATTTCCCAAAATTAGATTTCCCAATATATTATTTCATGTTGCACCTCAAATTAATGTTGACATAACGTGTTTTTCAACGATTGATATGCACTTCCCAACTTCAATATTCTTGAACAAATATTTGCGATGAATATTAATATAGACATTATTCAAGAATACTAATAAATGACCACCCCAGCAATTAACTCACCGAACTGACTGACAAACCACATATCGATTGAGAGAGCCTATTAATATCTCAAGCACTTTACTGACTAGCCCTTCACTAGAATTTTTCTCTTCGCCCccttcactctctctccctAACGAACACTCACCAACTGGCGCCGCCGTGCACGGCCACACCTCCACCGCTTCTCCATCATCCTCCTCCGAATCACCACCGCCCGTAGAGCTTAGCTCCATCAGATAAGATCAAATCGATATCAAAGACGTTCCATGACGAGGATCGATCAGGCTACACAATTACTTAAAGCAAGCAAAGATTTAAGTCATACCTTAAAGATCATACATGATCTTTCTAATATGTACATCTTCTGTCCgatatatatgtgcatgtaTAGGTATCCATGTATATCTATAGATACCCAACATTCTCACAATGGTACATGCTAATTGCTATCAACGTATATGCACAAGGTTGCCAATCACCAAAATACGTATAAGCAAATATTTATTAGCTCATTCTTTGTTCTTGGAGGAGCGGTCCTTCTGGGGGCCGCCAAGGATTCGGGAGATCTGCAGGCCTCTGCTGAAGGCTTGGTTGAAGAGCATCCTTGTTTGGAACTCCGAAACGAACGGGAACCAAGCCAAGAATGCAATGGGCGTGAACAGGAGCATTCCCATTGATATCTCGTACCCGCAAGCAAGGGTACGAACTGATCCCCAGATGCCGGCTCTCTGGACCAATGGTCTACACGCTTGTGCAATCTGTACAACATATGCACCAGAACGAACTCGTGATCATGAGATAATTTCCTAGCGAATGCGGAATCCTATCTTAAATATGTAGCTCAAACATATTGTAATTTCATTACCTGAAGGAGGCCCCATCCAGTGGGTCCGAATGCGAGGATGCATACGATGATGTCACGAGCCTTGAGGCCAGCAGGAATTGCCAGTAATGTAATGAAGACGGAGAAGAAGGTAAGAAAGATGAGGCACTTTATCAGTCTAAACAGCAGCTGGAAGTCCGCACTGAGTCGGCGCCTTCCCACTGACACGGCCTGCAAATATAACGATCAGATGCCAAAACTCATGAGTGGCATCGTGATAACAAGTAACGGGCCAGCAGAACGTTATGGATTCTTTTAGGATGTTGATGCTAACCTTCATTATGAGCAATACGAAAATTATCACGAGCCATGAAGCACCATAGACCTGCAATAGTGCACCATTATGTGAACAGAAGCAGCCTGAAAAACTACCAAGGCGCGTAAAACATGATAAGAAAACGATAGACAGAGCATTGACTAAATTACCAGGACACTCTGTGTACCCTTGGTGATATTCAGATGATACACGAGCCCATACTGAAATAGAAAGAACCGAATCGACAGTAGAATCTCCATGATAATTCCCCGCTTCCCCGAGTGTCTCAGATGCACCTGCTCCTTCTCCCACCAAGACTCCCAGCTCTTTTCAGGAGGCACACCGATCCCTCCCCGATTGCTTATCCACTTGTTCCAGTCGTTCCAATCATCAATAATCTTCTGCCACTCGAAGCCCGATGGATTGAAAAGGAAGGGCGCAAATAGCCATGTCACCACCATGAACCATATCGATATCGTGATCAAGATGTATGCAACAGAGCCACGATAAGACTGGCCAAAAATGTGGTACACTAGGAGGAGGATCATGAGCTCGAACCCCTTCACAAAGTGGCTCCGGGAGTAGAACCGGTAGTTCCCCGCGAACTTGGCGTGGAACACAACAAAACCACGGCCTGTTCCTCTATACTCGGCCCCGCCGTGAAGCAGGGTCCGCCCGTAGTAGTGCGTCCTTGTCCCGAGTGAGAATGTGAAGAACACAGGGGCCATCTGGAGTTGCATCATTATGAAATCACTCAGCGCATTCCGGAATCCCCTTTCAAGACCGATCTCCATCATCATTGGAAGGGCCAGCAGGTAACCGATCTGCACAAATGACTGAGAGGCCATGGCTACCTGGAGAGGCTTGTTGTCACGGAACGCTGGCTCCGTGCTTAATGCTTCTTCTAAGCCACTGAGGACGAGGTAGAGACGTCCATAAAGGAAGATGTAGACTATGAGCACTGTCAGCTGCCAGAGACGGAAAGAAACTACAGTTCATGCATTGATAGACGCCGGCATGCTGACATGTTCATGCATGTGGAAGTGTCTCACTTACCATAGTGCTAAAGTAAAACCCGACCGTGGTGACATAACATGACAGCATGCGGAAGAAATCGAACCGATGACCCAGCCTGTAAATGTCGCGGCTCAGTGTCTGCTCACCATTCCCGTTGGCTATCTTTGCCTCGAACATTGAGATCTGATTAAGACCGACATCCCTTCCTTTACCGACTTGTATGTACTCGTGGTGAGTGACATTCCCTTCGCGTAACGTGGAATTAAAACCTGCAGATCGATGGAAGGAAAGACCAGAACCTCAGAAGACGAAGAGACATCAAGCTTTTGAGATGAATATGGAGAGTTGAGATCAATGCCTCCGAAGATGTCTTCACTCAAGTTGATGACTTTGGAAGCTTTGCTAACTCCACCTCTGGTGAGGTGGAACAATCTATCAAAAACATCGGGATGACCATAGTGAAACCGAACTCTGTTGAACAAGAACATAAAATTTGATTGTGAATTAGTAATACATAAGGGGTACGACAGACCCATAAATAATTCATTATGGGATCCCCGAGCTTGAATTAGACCCTAGATACATCGTTGTAAGATCAAAATGATATCTTACTTCAATGGGTCTGCTAACAATCTCTGACCGATAGTTACGAAACTAGTCTCCTGGTTTGACATGAACCACGCGAGAGATGAAACACTGAAACATCAACATCGGAATACAGCATAATTAGCTCCATACAACATAAAGTTGCAGTCTTCCTTTCGTCTTAAAATTAACGACCAAGTGACTTGCCTGCCCGTGAATATATGTTCGCGAAGTCCAAGAATTGTGGGGTATCGCCCGCCATCATGCTTTATCAGAAATTCTTGCAGTAAGTTTCTCATCTTGAAGGCCTCTTCCATGTAATTGTCCTGTTAGAAGTACAGAACACCGATGGAATTTAGAGATTGCGAAATATTGAAACTTAAATGCTCCGCATATGAGATACCTGATTCATGTCTATCGTCTGCAAGGCTTCTCCTCTGGTGAAAATAATTGCATGGTTTTGATTTTCGGGCTTCCCCTCGCCTAACATTGCAGGACCCGGAAGCTTTATCCTATAAATTTCCTGGATGAGATTTTCTGATTTGATCAGTTGCAGACATATATGGATAATGTATAGTAAATAACGATAGTGATAAATCACGACTTGGACACACTGTGCAGATATCTTTGAACAAGCAGATAAGGGAGGATGTTTCTGTTGTATTCGAATATTATGCTTTACCCGATCTGCGATTGTCACAAACTTACCATGGACTTCAAGGTGTTTATTAGCCTGAAGTCAATTAGCTTGATAAAGGGTTCTCGgttgacaaaaataaaaagaaaagaaaagagaaggaatAAAAAGCACCTGGTCTAAACTTTGCCCCGGTTCTGAGGAGTCAATAGACTTGCTTGGTAAAGCTGCCTTAACGAGAGCTGAATAATAAACCTTGTCAACTGTCTTCTTTGATCCGTCTTTACTCGGCTCTTCTCTCTCATCAATATATGCAACACGTAGTGACGGATATCTGTTAAAACAGAGTTTAATGTAcataaaaagtttaaaatatcATAAGACAATTTTCTGATCGGGCAGTGATCACAGGTTGTAATACGTTGTCATAAGCTTCAGAATGTCTTTGGCACGAGGATCTCCTGCTCGCTTGTGAATACCATACTGCTGACAAGAGACGACATAGGTGTATTTCATATCCGCTACTGCCTGACACTGTGCCCAGAGTGACCTTTCGCTCTTCGAGTGCTCCTCACTACTCAGTTCAGCAGCTTTGTATCCTTTCATTAGATCTGCAAAATCCATGTCATTCGAGAAGAGATGAAAGGTTGTAAATACTTATACATATGAAGGCTTTTAGCTCGAGTAGATTTACCATCGTCCTTTGCCATATCAAGGAAAGCCTGAAGTTCCAAAGCTTTTCGGTAATACATCATGCCCCGCACTGCAAGTGTATAGATGTTATTTACAGGGAACTTTTCAATCAGTTCCTTAACATAATATCATATCACAAGACCATTTTGAATTGTTGTTACCCatgttttcattaattttatttatgcatTGCTATTTTGTCTGACTTCAAATAAGGTAATTAATACTCTGACTTCAAAAACTTCTTTACCCCCTAGAGCCGGAGAATTAATAAACAGCAATGCATAAATAAAAGAAGTGTTTTCCCGCTAGAGCCAGAGAATACCGGTTTTTGTCAAGGTCTGGCCTCTATACGAGGCCCACAGTCGGAGCTGTTCTTCCAGTTCTTCAGACTCTCTGAGCCCTTCTTCACTGCTGCAACCCACCCGCTCAAGAAAGTTTGTCCATTCATCTGTTAAAAAATCATAACTGGATAAACATTGCAATATGAGGAAAAGAGAAACCGAAAGAAAGTGAGATGAGAAAATAAACCTGGAAAAATCTTCTGCAGGTAAAAAAGTATCgatactccatcttcatttgGTTTTTCAAGTCCATTTATGGTGAAAAGAACGTCTTCCGTGTAATAAGGCGTCAAGACCCTATTGGAAAAATGTTAAGGGGGAAAGGGGAAACGTAAAGAACACAGCAGGGATTTATCTATACAGAGGAAGTTCAGTAAATGATGAAATCTTACGAAAATGAAAGCATGTTCCGAACTTTAGGTGCGCATGGCATGTCCATGAACAACGAATTtgagaagaaagaaatgcGCCTTCTAGCTTCCAAGTTGGCTGGCACGTCCATGGCTGACTCCTTCACCGTAAGCAACAGATGAAGTCTCCGTAACTACAGAATGGGATGACTTGTTACATACTAGTTTGTTGAAGTGAGGGAAACGAATGTGGAAGAGCAGCCAAATGATAAAAAGACAAGATGGAGTGTAAGAAGCATATCACAAATTGGAGGGAGAGTTCGAtttccattcatttcataATAGCCCCCCTATGGAATTAGCAAGCTTAAAATTCAATTGGTCACAATTATGATGAAATTTATGCAACTAATTCTGAAATTCCACATTCATATAACTGAAGAATAGAAATGGATGGAATAGAAAGCTTACTTTTTCCTTCCAAGCCTCTGCTTCTGGATTGACTGGGAAACTGAGGTCGCCAAAAAACTGATGCTGTTGATCCAGAGGGGTCATTGCTTCGGGTTTACCAATATAACCGCCATGGCTGGAGTCAACCATGCTCGGAACCTCATCTTCTATGATGTCCCTGGTCACCACCTCCAGCATATTTAGCAACACGATCACAACCTGATCCTTGTCCTCCTTTTTGTTTGTCATCTGCGGAGTTTTTATAACAATTTGAATGGTTATTAGCAATCTTCGACGTATACAACACCGTTCTTTCAACTTGTTCATGAATGACTTACCAAATACTCAATGAGCTGAACAAAATGTTCGTACAGGCTGGGGAGGTTGCTCATGTTGAGGCCGCTTATCAAAGCATCGCTCTCAATTAGCTCGTTGATTTTGGCGAAGATTTCATTTATTACCCTATATAGGAAGACAAAGGTTAGTAACGTTGCAGTACTCTATGGACAAAATGTTGGGTAACTTACCTTTTTTCGTGTTGGCCCTTGACCAAAAAGTTCAAGATATTTTTACACGAAGCATAGCACTCTCGAATAGCGCACTGCATGTAATTGTCAGCctgcaatctcttcttcaGCTCTCTGTCTCGGTCCTTTTCATTGCTATCTTTCGCCATATCCACTGCTATAGGGATCTGCAGAGTAATTGTGTGCTTTAGAAGACAGGAATGATGCTGCCCCAACCACCTTTTGGTATCATTAGTTAGTAAAGTTATGGAATGCATGTAGAGACCTTGCTAGCAAGTAAGAATGGAGGCCACTGGATGATATCCAAATCCTGGTCGGCCCAGTAAGGGACAAGCAGCAGATTCATTTCCCTGCCAGATCAAGAAAGgaaaatcaaattattataaaacaGCACATTGGGCTAATTTAGTTTCAACGATATTTGCAGTAATTCCTTTTACCTATTATTTATGAGGTCCTCATCCCGGAAACTACTGATTATCTTGTTCCATAGCTGAGCGAATTTCGCTGCTTCCTTCTCTTTGCTTGAAGGGATCTGCAATAATAAAACGCATGAAAAAAAGTTTCGAGATTTCCATAATGAATGTGATATCCCCGTTTAGGTAAAAAGACAACACAGGACTGAAAGTAAATTAAAACCTCCACAAACTTCCGAGATAGAGTGGCTTTCAGGCCCCTCTTCTTGGGTGCCTCGACCTTTTCCACTGGAATCAGGAATGCATTGAATGCACCAGGCAGCGATTGAAACCGAGACCTCAGCATTCGCAGCGTTCGAATCTGACCAggaataaggaaaaaaaacaaagtgtGAATCTCACCTAAGTTAGAACAAATGTGTAAACACAATGGAggaacaattaattaaatgtcAAACAAAAGTTAAATCCTTACCTCTCCGAGACGACGAAATGCGCCATATATGCCACCAAAAATAGTGGAGAATATAGCATACCAAATTTGAGTGTCCATAAAATAAACCTGCAAGGATGATTTCCCACCATAATTAGCTGAAACTCAAAAGATGGCAGAGTAATAAATTTGACGAACAATATTATGTAGACTCGAACTGAGAAGGTGCCAAACATACAAGCATTATTGGAGCCCAAATTGCAATCACAGCCCCAATGTTGTTCTTTGCTGCCATGATAATGTTCTTCTGTCACAAaccatttgagtctttttaaaattgggaagaaatcaaaatttttttgagACTTACCTTGGGGAAAGAACTCATGCCACTTGAAGTGTGAAATATGAACTCGCATGATAGATTTCGTCGGATCCACTAGAGGTTTAATCTGCATGATATAAGTAAATAACAATCGGATACCATATAGCAGACATTTTTCATGCAACCTTTTAGGCAACGCTGGTTGCTGGGAATACAATATTATACCTCAGCAAAGTAGCTGAAAGCTAGTTTCGATGCTACAAGAAGAACCCAGAAGAGCGTGTACCTATAAACCATAGGAATTGTAAAATATTTACTGCAACAAACATATGTCTCACAAGAATGGTTTTAGGGATTTATTTAAAGAATCATGTCATTAGAATTAATATCTCCATCATTCCTTACTTGAAGAGCGTAAACCAGCTCTCGTGCATTCCTCTTCCAACATAGAGTCGAGGCTGCAATCAAAAGCAACACACAATTAGGAGATCGATTTGCCTAAGGCAAAACTTAGACAAAGCCGCACCATCATTAGTATCAACCAAGCATGCGCTTACGCTATCCACAGGCATCCCGGGATTTTTATGTGCAAAGCCAAATTTAGAAATACTCTGAACGAAAACATAcaacataaataaacaaaaagaaaggGGCTGCCAAATTTGGACACAAACCCCGTGCTCTCATAGAATCATAAGCTTTAGGAAGGTCCAGTTACAACATATAACAAGCATGGCTTCAATACGAATAGGAACTGCACCTGAGACCACCACATCATGAGCATCACGATCCTGTAGTTTGACCTCTCAAGGGTTCGGCGAATCCATGGAGCGAAGAATAACAGCACCGAGAGCATATTTGGAGACAAGTAGATGAGAACAAACAAGATGAACAAGGAAGGGGAGCCATTTCCCTTCCCAAACCAACCTTTGATCGTCTGTGCAAACCCAGGAGGATTCTTGAAGCTATACGCATAACTTACTGGTAAAATGACAACCCAGGCTGCTGCAGAAATGACCTTCAAGACGTATCTGAGTTGAACATACATGGACATGCTCTTCCTTGCTTTCCAACTTAATATTACATCAAGAACAGCtgcaaaagaaaattggaaaagaagaatCATGTATTAGAATCTGGCGCTTTCAAAGTTTATTGCGTCGAGCcttattttcctatttttcaGAACCGAGTACAAATCTTCTGCTCCGACAGGTACATCATATTAAGATCAACTGTGTTAACAGTATAATATTTTACTGCAAATCTAAATAATACGATAAATTGGAAATACTCTTCATAACTATGTACCTTGAGCAAGCTTCAATATTGCAGCAGTGATAAATATACTCAGAACTCTCTTGAAAACATCGCCGTCAAATATGGAACTTAGTTTTCCTGAACCATTCCAGGCAACAATAATCATTGCCTGCATTTTTGACAAATGTTATTGAGATATGGGAAACaacaaaaaattgatgatCATTAACTAGAAGAAGACTGGGATAAGGAAAGTGAAAATTACCTGCAAGGCTAGAACATAAAAGCCCCACATTCTATCGAAACTTCGAAAAATGTGCCAAAATGAGCGTATTTCGACGAAGTTGACTTTGCCCATCCATCTATCCCCAGTAAGTGGTTTCTTATCCTGAGCAAACCAAATGTGACATGAGGACTAGATAAGTCAACCTGAACTGACGTGTTGTTATTTGTCAAATATCGCGGGTTAAAGAAATGGAGTTCACATTTAATGGCTTATATAGCATACCTCGTGTTTATCAACTTGAAGCTGTTCAGCCGGCAGGCAAAAGAAATCAGCATCTGCTCTCATAGGCCAACCAAGGCGAAAGCATCTGACAGACCTGAAGTTAACACCAAATGAGTAACCTAAAGACTAAAACTTCGATTGACTGAATCCCATATGCACAATTACACGTATAAAgtaatagaaagaaaaaggaaattttaaGTACCAGAAATATTCATTCAAATCATCATAGTTTCGCCACTGCGAATGCTTCGATTTCCCCTCTCTATTTCTTTTAGCTTCCTACTcatgaaaaatagtaaattaacCTCAATGATAAAGATAACAGACTCAAAGATACAGGAAGAGACAAAAGATATAACAAGAAGTACCTGCGCAATCGTATTGTATATTGGAGTTATGACTTTTTTCAAGAATGCCTCATCTTCACCCCCATAGGCCGGCTTTATACGCTCGCCGGTCATGGAACTAACAGTCCCAGCAAGCATCCCATATAATTCAAATGCCATCTAAAATAGATCCCAGTTAAGTTATTGGAGGTAAAGTTTATAATAAGATGATGTAACCGCAGATTGTGAAGTTGCAACACTTTAGTGGGCTATCACCATAAACAAGTGAAACTTAAGAGTTGGGGTTGTGTCAATTTTGAAGGGTTCCAGTTCTATCAGCAGATCATGTGCAAGAAACATAGATTTGAAGCTCatacatgatgataaatataGCAGAGGCACTCAGGCATGAATCTCAAGTTCGCGGCCTCTCCCCATATGAGAAGATATAGACCCATGTACAATAGCTTCCTTTGCTGCACTTCCTGTTGAATAGTGGGCAACCTGACAGATAAAGGGCCGACATAAGTGAGATAATCAGCATCACAATATTTCGCCTGGTGAAAACAGAAAATTATGCAACTAAATCAATTTAATCTAAATATGGTGAAAGATGTGATAACGTGCAAATGGGTGAGAGTTATCTAGTCAATTAAACATTGAAGGCTATCCCACTGAGATTCAGTCTGCTTACAGCTCTTTTGGGTTGTAGGTATCTGGAATATATTCTCCAGCAGCCAATTCTTTCCGAGATATATAAAAGGAACAATGAAAGAATGGCGATGATGGTacacaaaatatttcataatttaaacATCTCACGAAGCCAAAATGAATATGGTTCCTTTTCCCCACTTTACTAACCATCTTCAGTATCTAGAATAACAAACCCTGAAAAATGAAAGGCTGAAAATGTTTTCTTAGTTTTTTTAGCACCAAAGATTAATCTTTTTAAACAAGAATCCTTTTACCAGTTCGCTACGATCATAGTACAAATTTATCTGAATAAAATGCGGAGACAACAGACCGTCAAATACgtaagtaattttattttactcaAAACTGTCCAGAGTTTCTTACCAAAGACTACTTTTACGATTCAAATACTTGCACCACTTCTTGTAATTCTTAAAGAGCCTCTTCATCACTTCTGTCAAAGCCCGATCATCCAACTGGCAAGAGAAAAATGGCTCGGATGTAAGTCACTGCCTTTTAGAGAATCTTTAAGTATGGACAGCCACTGGAGCCATGAAAGGACCTTGGGTTGCTGGTCGAGCTTCGGGAAGTGTCTTATGTGCACATTAGCAAGCAAAAGAATTACATGCTCCCTTTGATTTGCCACGTTATCCTTCTGCAGATATATTGGTTTAAGTATTCACTGAAGGCTAATCATGAAATTTTAAAGTGAAAATATTTCCACCTGAAACCCAAACATGGCCTGAAGCCAATCCAGAATGTCTTCATCGGGTCTCTTCTGGTGACCCTTTGGCCAGGGTAAGCCCCGGCTGTTTCGAAGTGCAGCTATTGTTGCTTGAATCTGTAGAGATTAACTCACTATTTATCAAGGAATCAAGGTAGAATTCAAGAATGggattaaattgaaaaaataatcgaGTAACAGCAACCTCTGGATATCGCATTATGGCCTGATTCTGACTGTCGGGATCGAACGGAAGAATATTATAAGGTCTGTACAGCTCTTTCTTTTCAGCAACCTTGGCCTGTGCTTCAAGAATCTGTTCATGGAGGAAAACGGTGGGAAACTCTTTTTGTTCAATCAAcgataatgaaaataaaagttcagAAACAGTCGAATTCACCTCATCTGCAACTTCCACGGACTCGGTCTGAGTGACAGCTTTTAGCACGTCAAAGAGAACAGCAGCCGTTTGATATGCTTTGGTGAGTTGGGCGCTATTGTCACAtcacaaaatgaaaaaaaaaaccatatgaAGATTAATCAAGATTCTCTGGAATGACCTGAAGAGATGTTCACTGGGAGAACTCACCGATCAGCTCTATCGGCTGCATTATGTAAAGCTTGAATATACTTTCTATAGTAATGCTGATAGAAGTCCTGCATCTCACGAGCATCGCTCTTTGTCTTTCCTTGCAAGGTCAGTTCATTCTCCTACAGGAACCAAATCATGAGTATGCATCTCCCATTTCTTCTCCAATtcactcactcactcactctctctttctctgtgTGAATTGCGTGTGCGTGTCAT
This region includes:
- the LOC116188192 gene encoding callose synthase 2-like codes for the protein MSLRRGSDQPPQRRILRTQTAGSLGEMLDSEVVPSSMVEIAPILRVANDVESANPRVAYLCRFYAFEKAHRLDLTSSGRGVRQFKTALLQRLERENELTLQGKTKSDAREMQDFYQHYYRKYIQALHNAADRADRAQLTKAYQTAAVLFDVLKAVTQTESVEVADEILEAQAKVAEKKELYRPYNILPFDPDSQNQAIMRYPEIQATIAALRNSRGLPWPKGHQKRPDEDILDWLQAMFGFQKDNVANQREHVILLLANVHIRHFPKLDQQPKLDDRALTEVMKRLFKNYKKWCKYLNRKSSLWLPTIQQEVQQRKLLYMGLYLLIWGEAANLRFMPECLCYIYHHMAFELYGMLAGTVSSMTGERIKPAYGGEDEAFLKKVITPIYNTIAQEAKRNREGKSKHSQWRNYDDLNEYFWSVRCFRLGWPMRADADFFCLPAEQLQVDKHEDKKPLTGDRWMGKVNFVEIRSFWHIFRSFDRMWGFYVLALQAMIIVAWNGSGKLSSIFDGDVFKRVLSIFITAAILKLAQAVLDVILSWKARKSMSMYVQLRYVLKVISAAAWVVILPVSYAYSFKNPPGFAQTIKGWFGKGNGSPSLFILFVLIYLSPNMLSVLLFFAPWIRRTLERSNYRIVMLMMWWSQPRLYVGRGMHESWFTLFKYTLFWVLLVASKLAFSYFAEIKPLVDPTKSIMRVHISHFKWHEFFPQAKNNIGAVIAIWAPIMLVYFMDTQIWYAIFSTIFGGIYGAFRRLGEIRTLRMLRSRFQSLPGAFNAFLIPVEKVEAPKKRGLKATLSRKFVEIPSSKEKEAAKFAQLWNKIISSFRDEDLINNREMNLLLVPYWADQDLDIIQWPPFLLASKIPIAVDMAKDSNEKDRDRELKKRLQADNYMQCAIRECYASCKNILNFLVKGQHEKRVINEIFAKINELIESDALISGLNMSNLPSLYEHFVQLIEYLMTNKKEDKDQVVIVLLNMLEVVTRDIIEDEVPSMVDSSHGGYIGKPEAMTPLDQQHQFFGDLSFPVNPEAEAWKEKLRRLHLLLTVKESAMDVPANLEARRRISFFSNSLFMDMPCAPKVRNMLSFSVLTPYYTEDVLFTINGLEKPNEDGVSILFYLQKIFPDEWTNFLERVGCSSEEGLRESEELEEQLRLWASYRGQTLTKTVRGMMYYRKALELQAFLDMAKDDDLMKGYKAAELSSEEHSKSERSLWAQCQAVADMKYTYVVSCQQYGIHKRAGDPRAKDILKLMTTYPSLRVAYIDEREEPSKDGSKKTVDKVYYSALVKAALPSKSIDSSEPGQSLDQEIYRIKLPGPAMLGEGKPENQNHAIIFTRGEALQTIDMNQDNYMEEAFKMRNLLQEFLIKHDGGRYPTILGLREHIFTGSVSSLAWFMSNQETSFVTIGQRLLADPLKVRFHYGHPDVFDRLFHLTRGGVSKASKVINLSEDIFGGFNSTLREGNVTHHEYIQVGKGRDVGLNQISMFEAKIANGNGEQTLSRDIYRLGHRFDFFRMLSCYVTTVGFYFSTMLTVLIVYIFLYGRLYLVLSGLEEALSTEPAFRDNKPLQVAMASQSFVQIGYLLALPMMMEIGLERGFRNALSDFIMMQLQMAPVFFTFSLGTRTHYYGRTLLHGGAEYRGTGRGFVVFHAKFAGNYRFYSRSHFVKGFELMILLLVYHIFGQSYRGSVAYILITISIWFMVVTWLFAPFLFNPSGFEWQKIIDDWNDWNKWISNRGGIGVPPEKSWESWWEKEQVHLRHSGKRGIIMEILLSIRFFLFQYGLVYHLNITKGTQSVLVYGASWLVIIFVLLIMKAVSVGRRRLSADFQLLFRLIKCLIFLTFFSVFITLLAIPAGLKARDIIVCILAFGPTGWGLLQIAQACRPLVQRAGIWGSVRTLACGYEISMGMLLFTPIAFLAWFPFVSEFQTRMLFNQAFSRGLQISRILGGPQKDRSSKNKE